One region of Variovorax sp. J2L1-78 genomic DNA includes:
- the mraY gene encoding phospho-N-acetylmuramoyl-pentapeptide-transferase: MLMSLAQWLQTLSPEFGFLRVFQYLTFRALMAATTALLIGLAVGPYAIRRLTALKIGQPVRGYGMETHLTKSGTPTMGGVLVLFSIAFATVLWFDLSNRFVWIVLWVTLGFGAIGWVDDWRKVVRKDPEGMRSREKYFWQSLVGLLAGFYLLFSISESSNWRVLELFFAWVRSGFALDFPPKINLLVPFFKEISYPLGGIGFVILTYLVIVGSSNAVNLTDGLDGLAIMPVVMVGSALGVFAYVTGSSVYSKYLLFPHIPGSGELLVFCSAMAGAGLAFLWFNTHPAQVFMGDVGALALGGALGTIAVIVRQEIVFFVMGGIFVVEAISVMAQVMYFKYTKKRFGEGRRILKMAPLHHHFEKSGWRETQVVVRFWIITMLLCLVGLSTLKLR; this comes from the coding sequence ATGCTGATGAGCTTGGCCCAATGGCTGCAGACGCTCTCGCCCGAGTTCGGGTTTTTGCGCGTTTTCCAGTACCTCACCTTCCGCGCGCTGATGGCCGCGACCACGGCCCTGCTGATCGGCCTGGCGGTCGGCCCGTACGCCATCCGCCGGCTGACCGCGCTCAAGATCGGTCAGCCGGTGCGCGGCTACGGCATGGAAACGCACCTGACCAAGAGCGGCACGCCCACCATGGGCGGTGTGCTCGTGCTGTTCTCCATCGCCTTTGCCACCGTGCTGTGGTTCGACCTGAGCAACCGCTTCGTGTGGATCGTGCTGTGGGTGACACTGGGCTTCGGCGCCATCGGCTGGGTCGACGACTGGCGCAAGGTGGTGCGCAAGGACCCGGAAGGCATGCGCTCGCGCGAGAAGTATTTCTGGCAGTCGCTGGTCGGCCTGTTGGCCGGCTTCTACCTGCTGTTCAGCATTTCCGAGAGCTCCAACTGGCGCGTGCTGGAACTGTTCTTCGCCTGGGTGCGCTCGGGCTTCGCGCTCGACTTCCCGCCCAAGATCAACCTGCTGGTGCCTTTCTTCAAGGAGATCAGCTACCCGCTCGGCGGCATCGGCTTCGTCATCCTGACCTACCTGGTGATCGTGGGATCGAGCAATGCGGTGAACCTCACCGACGGTCTCGATGGCCTGGCGATCATGCCGGTGGTGATGGTCGGCTCGGCGCTGGGCGTGTTCGCCTACGTCACCGGCAGCTCGGTCTATTCGAAGTACCTGCTGTTCCCGCACATCCCCGGTTCGGGCGAACTGCTGGTGTTCTGCTCGGCCATGGCCGGCGCGGGGCTGGCCTTCCTGTGGTTCAACACGCACCCGGCGCAGGTCTTCATGGGCGACGTCGGCGCGCTGGCGCTGGGCGGCGCGCTCGGCACCATCGCGGTCATCGTGCGCCAGGAGATCGTGTTCTTCGTCATGGGCGGCATCTTCGTGGTCGAGGCGATCTCGGTGATGGCGCAGGTGATGTACTTCAAGTACACCAAGAAGCGCTTCGGCGAAGGGCGGCGCATCCTGAAGATGGCGCCGCTGCACCACCACTTCGAGAAGAGCGGCTGGCGCGAGACGCAGGTCGTCGTGCGCTTCTGGATCATCACGATGCTGCTGTGCCTCGTGGGCCTTTCCACATTGAAGCTTCGCTGA
- the murD gene encoding UDP-N-acetylmuramoyl-L-alanine--D-glutamate ligase encodes MKHLHDLPVLVLGLGASGLAMARWCARHGAQVTVADTRDTPPALATLQAEWPGVRFVGGPLTAALVEGTPIRAVYRSPGLTPATIAPVVDAARAIGLPVGGELDLFAQALRDLKTVTLPEVPAVEPVDPEAIAEVAPAAVETAEPTPSAPSTEPAAAEENADGAEAAPRALAEDMPRDAAASVPAPVEAPIEAPVEAPIEAPADDLPLATDEVVDSIAEPSEPAPAAVPAAPRPALPTPGKPYVATAAKDAAEFVARIAELSATNPASAVVEDDSPQLPLVPHAEPEPPKGYAPAVLAITGTNGKTTVTSLTGLLVERAGKTVAVAGNIGPTLLDTLAAHLDAQTLPDVWVLELSSFQLDGVQDFEPTAAAVLNLTQDHLDWHGDMASYAAAKARIFGQHGLMILNRGEAGVMQMLPPPVRVKLQRPQVRTHITFGAGLPLRPSDFGIERVNGMAWLVRALEADETIKRKRGAAAQEEEIFLQRLMPADALRIRGQHNALNALAALALASAAGCPLGPMLYGLREYHGEPHRVESVAIVDQVEYFDDSKGTNVGATVAALHGLGAERRIVAILGGDGKGQDFEPLAAPVRQVARAVVLIGRDAPVIEAALASTGVTLVHAASMDEAVQLAAKRAHPGDAVLLSPACASFDMFKDYAHRAQVFCDAVQALADAPSSLHEEDAS; translated from the coding sequence ATGAAGCACCTGCACGACCTTCCCGTCCTCGTCCTCGGTCTCGGTGCGTCCGGCCTGGCGATGGCGCGCTGGTGCGCGCGGCATGGTGCCCAGGTGACGGTGGCCGACACGCGCGACACGCCGCCGGCCCTCGCGACGCTGCAGGCCGAGTGGCCCGGCGTGCGCTTCGTCGGCGGACCGCTGACCGCAGCCCTTGTCGAAGGCACGCCGATCCGCGCCGTGTACCGCTCGCCCGGCCTGACGCCAGCGACGATCGCGCCGGTGGTCGACGCGGCACGCGCCATCGGCCTGCCGGTGGGCGGCGAGCTCGATCTGTTCGCGCAGGCGTTGCGCGATCTGAAGACGGTGACGCTGCCGGAGGTGCCGGCGGTGGAACCCGTCGACCCCGAAGCCATCGCCGAGGTGGCACCCGCTGCGGTCGAGACCGCCGAGCCGACGCCGTCGGCACCATCGACGGAACCCGCCGCGGCCGAAGAAAACGCCGATGGCGCTGAGGCTGCGCCCCGCGCGCTGGCCGAAGACATGCCACGCGACGCGGCGGCGAGCGTGCCGGCGCCCGTGGAGGCGCCCATCGAAGCGCCCGTGGAGGCGCCCATCGAAGCGCCCGCCGACGACCTGCCGCTCGCCACGGACGAGGTGGTCGATTCCATCGCCGAGCCTTCGGAGCCCGCGCCCGCGGCCGTCCCCGCGGCCCCCCGTCCCGCGCTCCCCACGCCCGGCAAGCCCTACGTCGCGACCGCCGCCAAGGACGCGGCCGAGTTCGTGGCCCGCATCGCCGAACTGTCGGCCACCAACCCGGCGTCGGCCGTCGTCGAGGACGACTCGCCCCAGCTTCCGCTGGTGCCGCATGCCGAGCCCGAGCCGCCCAAGGGCTACGCGCCGGCGGTGCTCGCCATCACCGGCACCAACGGCAAGACCACCGTCACGTCGCTGACCGGCCTGCTGGTCGAGCGCGCCGGCAAGACCGTGGCCGTCGCCGGCAACATCGGCCCGACGCTGCTCGACACGCTGGCCGCACACCTCGATGCCCAGACGCTGCCCGACGTGTGGGTGCTGGAACTGTCCAGCTTCCAGCTCGACGGCGTGCAGGACTTCGAGCCCACCGCCGCGGCGGTGCTGAACCTGACGCAGGACCACCTGGACTGGCACGGCGACATGGCGTCGTATGCGGCCGCCAAGGCGCGCATCTTCGGCCAGCACGGCCTGATGATCCTGAACCGCGGCGAGGCGGGCGTCATGCAGATGCTGCCGCCACCGGTTCGCGTGAAGCTGCAGCGCCCACAGGTCCGCACGCACATCACCTTCGGCGCCGGCCTGCCGCTGCGCCCGAGCGACTTCGGCATCGAGCGTGTCAACGGCATGGCCTGGCTGGTGCGCGCGCTGGAGGCCGACGAGACGATCAAGCGCAAGCGCGGTGCTGCGGCGCAAGAGGAAGAGATCTTCCTGCAGCGCCTGATGCCGGCCGACGCGCTGCGCATCCGCGGCCAGCACAACGCGCTCAACGCCCTGGCGGCCCTGGCGTTGGCCAGTGCGGCCGGCTGCCCGTTGGGTCCGATGCTCTACGGCCTGCGCGAGTACCACGGCGAGCCGCACCGCGTCGAATCGGTGGCCATCGTCGACCAGGTCGAGTACTTCGACGACAGCAAGGGCACCAACGTGGGCGCGACAGTGGCCGCGCTCCACGGACTGGGCGCCGAGCGCCGCATCGTCGCCATCCTCGGCGGCGACGGCAAGGGCCAGGACTTCGAGCCGCTGGCCGCACCGGTGCGCCAGGTGGCGCGCGCGGTCGTGCTGATCGGGCGCGATGCGCCGGTGATCGAGGCCGCGCTGGCCTCGACCGGCGTCACGCTCGTGCACGCCGCGTCGATGGACGAAGCCGTGCAGCTCGCCGCAAAGCGCGCCCACCCCGGCGACGCCGTGCTGTTGTCGCCAGCCTGCGCCAGCTTCGACATGTTCAAGGACTACGCACACCGCGCGCAGGTCTTCTGCGATGCGGTGCAGGCCCTGGCCGACGCGCCGTCGTCGCTGCACGAGGAGGACGCTTCATGA